GTGCTATTATCGAAGCTATAATAAAACTTAAACTTTGAGTTTGTCTCATTAATCTATTTAATGCATGTATATTCTTTATTCTAGTAAATAAAAAAACATAACCATTAATACGTTGATTTTTCCCTTTTATTACAACTCTCTCAACTATATAACCATTTAAAGTTGATTGTTTAAACTTTAGTAATTTATATAATATACTTTGATTTAAGTTTTTAAAATCCTTATAAACTATTTTACCCTCTTTATTAAGTACTAGTACTTCAGAATCTATAAATTTACCAGCTATCTTTAACTGTCTACTCTTTAAAATAATATCTCTTAAATTACTTTCTTGAAGATCCATATTCCTTAATAATTCTGCAATTTTTTGTCCTTCATCTCTTAACTGTACTCGAGTTTCTCTTATTAAATATTTTTTAGATAAATAATTAAAAGTTGTACTAGTAACTAAAAAAACTACAAGTAATATTAAAAAATATGATAATATAATTTTATTTCCTATCTTTCTCATATTAATCATCCATCCTATACCCATAACCCCAGACGGTTGTTATTTCTAATTTTGAATTTATCTCTTTGAGCTTTTTTCTAATCCTTTTAACTAAATCATCTATCATTCTCGTATCTCCTATATAATCGTACCCCCATATTTTATCAATAAGCTCATCTCTAGTAAAAGGTCTATTTTTATTCTTTGCAAGATATTCAAATAAATCATATTCTTTTGTAGTAAGTTTAAGTTCTTTACCATTTACTTCAACAAATCTTCTCGCTGTATGTATTTTAATATCTTTAATTTCAATTATAGTATCATTAACGTTTATAGTCTTTTCTATTCTTCTTAAAATATTTTTAATCCTTACAACTAACTCTCTAGGGCTGAATGGTTTAGATAAATAATCATCTCCGCCAAGTTCTAAACCTATTATTCTGTCAACCTCTTCATCCTTTGCCGAAACAAATATTATAGGAACATCGCTATTTTTTCTAATCGCTTTACATAATTCTAATCCATCAATACCTGGCATCATAATATCTAGTACTATTAAATCAGGCTTTAGCCTACTAATCTCTCTTAAAAGATTTGTTCCTTCTTCAAATAAAGTAACTTTATAGCCTTCTTTTAGAAGATATTTCTTTATAAGATCTCTAATATTTCTTTCATCATCAACAACAAAAATATGCTTCATAATCCACCTCCTCAAATAGATTATAACATATAACAAAAGAGATAGGATAAACCTATCTCTCAGACTGTAGACAAAATAAAACTATAATGATTGAAAAAATATAAGCGAATAATTACAAAGCTTTAGTAAAGAAAACTTGATGAAGAATTTCAGAAAAATTCGTAGGCTTAGCAGGACGCTAAACCAGCATCCTACAAGACAGGACGTCTTGATTAGGTGCGTTAGGATTTTTCGATATTATAAGTCTATGTTTTCTCTAAAGATTTGTCTATAAGCGCTATTTTTTCAATTCATTAAAAATATAAATTTGTCAACAAGTTAAGAGATAGGATAAACCTATCTCTTTATGAAAGAATATCGATTACTTCGTCTAATAATACAATCTTCTCAGAAATCTTCTCATTTATAATTGTTTTTAGTTCTATAACTTTATTAATATGTTCTCTTGCTGAATCGAAGTCGTTATTTTTTACATCTTCTCTAAATGCTTTTCTTTCAACTCTTATTTGTTCCCATAGACCTTTAATTTCTCTATTTATTTCTCTAATCTGCTTTCTTACTTCTCTAGCCTCTTTTAAAGCTTCAATATTTCCATTTTCTCTAGCTTCAATATACAAGTCTAATATAGTATCATGTTTTTCTATTATTTGCATTCTTAAACTAAGTCTTTCTATTCTAAGTTCATTTATTTTGTGTAATTCATCTCTAAATTCTTTCATTGCTTCAAATCTTAGATTTTCTCTTTCTCTAATTTGAAATGGCCTTTCACTTAATTTGAATGGTTTTTCTGAAAAATCTTTTGCAAAATCATTTGGCCCTTCTGCAAAAACACCTCCTGCAATTGTAAGAAGCATAACACCTACTAATAAGAAAGTTAAAAGTTTTTTCATATTAATCTCTCCTCCCTTAATTTTGTTTTTTCTCTTTACACTTTTATTATAAGAGGAGATTTTGGAATAAAAATATTATAATTGTGGAAAAAGTGTGTAAAATTATATCCATATTATCCCAAAACTCTCATCATTAAAACAGCAAAATCATCTTGCTTAGCACTCTGTCTAAAATCATCTATCTCATCCTCTATATATCCCATGAACTGGTCACCTTCATATTTCATCATATTTAATAACCTATCTATTCCAAATTGCTCTCCTTTTTCATTTATAGCTTCAACAATTCCATCTGTATAGAATATCAATCTATCACCTTTACTAAGCTTTATTTTGTGTTCATCATAATCTACTTTATCAAATAGATATGTTATCGGATATCCTTTTGCCTCTAATAATTTAACTTTATTATCTCTTATTAAAATTGGACTACAATTATGACCACCATTTACAAAAGTAAAAATATTTTCTTTTGTATTTACAATCCCATAAAATATAGTAAAGTATTTATCATCATCTAATCCAAGTTCAACAAAACCCTTATGAAGCTTTATTAAAGCTTCTCTTGGACTTAACTTATAATCTTTTATATCCCTCATGCTTTGTTTAACTAACATAGTTATCATAGAAGCAGATACTCCATGTCCAACTACATCACTTATATATACGCCTACATTTTCATCATCAATGTTGAATATATCAAACATATCACCACTTAACATTTCAGAAGGATTATAAATATAATCTATCGACAAATTACCGTATCTTCCTTTTTTAGGTAATATTCTCTCTTGTAATTTACGTGCAAATGATATTTCACTACGCATTTTTTCATTTTTTTTAATCAACTCATACTCAAGCTTTCTTTCTTTCGTAACATCTCTAAAAACCTCAACTGCTGCATAAATATTACCTTGATTATCTCGAACAGGTGAGCTTTTTACAGCAAAAATCCTATCATCTATAATTTCTTCCTTCTCTAATATTTCACCAGTTTTTATTGTTGATTGTGTAATGCAAGTTTTACAGTGACAAGGTTTTTTTAACGCTGAATAGCACTTACTGCCTACTATATCTTCTCCTAATTCTTCTCTCATAGTCTTATTAGCATATATTATTGTTCCATCTCTATCAATTACTCTAACCCAATCAATCATACCATCTAATATATCATAAGATAACCTTTGATAGATTTCTATTTTTTCATCTTGCTTCAAACCTTCTTTCAACATAAGCCCCACTCCTTATGTAATGATTTTACATCTTTAATTAGCTAAAAAAATACTACGTTTATTTCATTATACCATAAGAACATAAGTTTCTTTTTCTTAGGGTTACAATTTAGTATAAATTATTATAAAATATTTTTGATAGGATAATCTATAGGAGTTGAATTATATGATTACAATAGAATCAATAGAAAAAAAATTAAAAGAAAAAGGCTTAAAGCTAACTAATCAGAGAAAAGCAATTATAGAAGTTCTATTCGAAAATAAAGACAATTTTTTAACAGCAGAAGAGATTTTCTTAAAATCTAAAGAAAAATGTCCTCAAACTAATTTTTCTACAATTTATCGCAACTTAGAAATCCTTACTAACCTCAATATAATCCATAGAACTAATATAAAAAATAATACATCTATATTCGAGCTAGTACAAAATGATTCACACCATCACCACATCATTTGCAAAAAATGCGGTAAAACGGAATTTATAAATTTTTGTCCCTTAGATAAAGTTCTACCAGAAGTATATAAAAAAAATTTTATTCTGACAGATCATAAATTCGAACTATATGGATACTGTGATAAATGTAAAAAAAATAAGGGTAGTTAGTGAACTACCCTAGCTTTAACTATTATTTAAAGCCTTTTTTAGTTTTATTTTGAGAACTAGATTTTTTAACATAATAGTTAAAATTAACATTAATACAGAAAACAACACAATAGTTCCTCCTGGAGCTATTTCAAGATAATATGAAATAAAAATCCCAAATACAACTGATATTTCTGCAAATATTATAGAAAGAAAAGTAGCCTGTTTAAAACTTCTAGCTATTTGAAGACTTGTTGCTACTGGCATAACCATCATCGAAGATACTAACAATATTCCAACTATTCTCATTGAAACTGTTATTGTCATAGCAACCAAAACAATAAAAAGCAAATTAATTATTTTCACTGGAACCCCAGCAATTTTTGCTGCTTCTTCATCAAAAGTTATGAAGAAAAGTTCTTTATAAAATAGTTTTACAAAAGCTACTATAATTAATCCTAATCCTATTATCATATATACATCTGTTTTACTAACAGTTATAATACTGCCAAATAAATAACTCATTAAATCTACATTGAGCGACTTTGCAAAACTAATTAAAACAACTGCAATACTTATTCCTAAAGACAATATAATTGCTATTGCCAATTCCGCAAAATCTTCATAACTTTTTCTTAATTTCTCTATAGCCAAAGCTGCCGATGCAGAAAACAATAAAGCTGTGCCTAAAGGATAAATTCCCGCTAATAATCCTGCTGCCACTCCTGATAGAGCTACATGAGACAAACTATCTCCAATTAAAGACATCCTTCTTAACACAACAAAGATTCCAATAAGAGGACATATTATGCCTATTATAATCCCCGCAGCTAAAGCTCTTTGCATGAAACTGTATCTAAGCAAATCTATCATAGCTTATACTCCTTCTTTAATTTTGTTCCTCTATTACTTTCTATAATTTCCTAATTCATGAAATGATGTTTTAGAGTTTTTATCATGTATTATTAATTTTCTATTTTCTATACATATAGCTTTTTTTACTCTATCACTAATAACACCAACATCATGAGTAACCATAACTATTGTAATTTTCATCTCGCTATTTAAATTATCTAGCAGTTTATAAAATTCTTCCTGTGATTTTATATCTATGCCGACAGTAGGCTCATCTAAGAAAATTACTTCTGGAGAATTAACTAGAGCTCTAGCTATAAAAACCCTTTGCTGCTGGCCTCCCGATAAATCTCCGATCAATTTGTTTTTATACTTTTCCATATTAACAATTTTAAGAGCATTATGAACTAATTCTAAATGATTTCGCTTAATTGACTTAAAAAGCCCAATTTTAGGATACAGGTTAGATGCAACAACTTCCTCTACAGTAGCAGGAAACTTTTTATTAAACGAATTTGATTTCTGAGCGACATAGCCAACCTTATCCCAATTGTTGAACTTTTTTATATCTTGACCAAATAATCTGATTTCACCCTTTACAGGCTTTAAAATATTTAGCATAAGCTTTATTAGCGTACTTTTACCAGAACCATTTGGTCCTACTATACCTATATAATCCCCTTCATAAATATCTAAATTTATATCCTCTAATATCATTTTATCTCTATAACCAAAAAATAAGCTTTTAATACTAATTATAGCCTTCATATTATTCACCCAAAGTTTTTATTAGTGTTTCAAGATTTTCTTCCATTGTTTTCAAATAATCCTTACCTAAGTCCATTTCTTCTTTCGTTAACCCTCCGATTGGATTTAACACAGCAGTTTTTGCACCAACTTCTCGAGCTAAAACTTCAGCTAATTTAGGACTTGTTAATGTTTCAAAATATATATATTTTATTTTTTTATCTTTCATAATATCAGCAATCTCAGACAGTTTAGCAGCGCTAGGCTCTTCCTCCGGATTAAGTCCTCTAATTGGAATTTGTATAAGACCATATCTATCCGCCATATAACCAAAAGCTGCATGTGATACTACTATTTCCCTATTTTTAACTTTGCTTAATTCTATTTTATATTTTTCATCTAATGCTTTTAACTTTTCAGCAAACTCTTTAAAATTCTTTTCATAGAAATCTTTATTTTTATAATCTGCTTTTATAAATGCATTCTTTATATTTTCCGCCTGTTTCATAGCTCTAATAGGATCTAACCATACATGCGGATCATATTCTCCATGATGATGTTTTTTTTCTTCTTCATGTTCGTGAATGTCATGGTCTTGAATTTTTAAAAGTTTTACATTTTCAGAAGCTTTTACAACAATAAGATTTTTATTGTCTATAGTATTTAAAAGTTTCTCAGCCCATGGCTCCATCATAACTCCATTGTATATAAACACATCTGCATTTTCCATTTTAGCCATAAGCTTTGCAGTTGGCTCCCAATCATGCGGCTGAGCCCCTGGAGGAATCATCAAATGTAATTCTATCTTATCTTTTCCTATATTTTTTGCAAAATCATACATAGGATAAATACTTGCATATACTTTTAGTTTATCTTCTGCATTCTGTCCTTCAGTTTTTATATCTTTACTTACGCAACCAACAGCAAAAATAATCATAGATATTAGTATTAAACTTATAATTTTCTTAGTCAAAATGACCCCTCCTTTTAAAATTTAAAAATGTTACAACAGCAAAATATTTCGAACAAAATCTTTAATTTAAATAAATTAAAGTAGATTTTGTTGAAATCCATAAACGGAAATTATATTGAATTTATCTACAATCCAATGTAGTTTATAATTTCCTATGAATTATAACAAAAATATATCACTAAAATAACCTAAATGCAAGTAATTCCTATTTGCATTTAGAAAATATGTTTTAAACATATAATACTCGAATTTAATTTTCGGATATACTATATATTGAAAAAAATTCTATCTTCGAGTGATGAATATGAGAAAAAAGCTATTTTTCTTTACATTGATATTATGTATTTTATTTTTTCTAAAAATAAATATCTATAATACTTTAAAAAGTTATATTATTATGTATCCATACAGCTATTATAATAGATTAAATAGTATAACCTATAAAAGGAATATTAAATTCTATATTCCCGGTGGCCTTATCACAAAAGAAAAAGACTGGTATCCCTTTGTGCTAACTTTTAATGATAATGAAGGTTTTTCAAAATATACTGGGAAGAAGTTGTCTTTAACTATTTTTTACAACTTTGGATATTTTAAACTCAAAGAAGGATTATCCAGCTATTATGACCCAGAGTCTCCTTATTACAGTAGTTTTTATGGAGGATATGTTATATATAACAATGAAAATTCAAATACCCCTTATGGTTTTGACATTAACGGAAAAATTAAAATAGAAGAATTAGAATCTGTCCCTAGATATGACCAAACTAGATTAGTTTTACCCTCTTTAGGATGTCCTAAATATAAAATCTATTTTAAAAGTAAAATTGATAAAATAAAATACAATATAGACTATTTAGGTATAAAAGATTGGGTTAAAATCGACTCAACAGTAATCACTAATGGCCCAAATCATAAATATAGAAAAAAACATTTAGGATATATACAATACGGCAAACCACCTAATAATTATTCTGGAGAAGATTTTCCATTAGTAAATTTAAAAGGAAGAATTTATGCAAAATATTTTAGTAATTATAAAATGACTATAATATTATATATAGTTGCGCCTAATATAGGTACTATCGAAACTTGTGATAAAAATATATTATCTAAATCTAAAATAAAAAGAGTAACAATAAAAGAACAAATCAAATCAACTATCACAAGTATTTTTAATAGTTTATTGTCTCACATTTTATAATTTAAAACCAATTTAACTTTTGAAATAAAATTTCTAAATTTAGATATCTTTTTCATAACCTTTTGTAATAATACAACCACTTTTTCCTTATTGCCTTTTTCTATTTCATTAGATAACACTTTAATAAATGGTCTTAAAGATGAAAACTGAGTTAGATATATCAAAGAAATCCATACATTATTTTCTGTTATTCTATTTGAAGCAGGTCCCCAGTACATATCATATTGTTCTTGAATAGAACTATACATTATCTTTTCAAGCTCGTCTTCTGTAAGTAATCCTCTTTTTATAGCCATTTGTACTATATCTGTTCCTGGTAAAAAGTTTAACCCATGAAGTTGCAATTCAAATGGTGGTTCAAGTTTTAAACATAGTTTATAAGTTTCTTTTAAATCTTCTACTGTTTCAAATGGATGTTTAAGCATAAAATCATATATTACTCTAGGTACTTTACATTCTGATAATATTTTACTTGATCTGATAATCTGTTCTTGTGTTTCTGTTCTACGAAAAATCTCTTTTCTAACTCTCAAAGAACCACTTTGTATACCTACAACAATTTGATATAACCCTGCTTCAACTAAATTTTCTATAACGCTTTTTCTAATTTTTAATGGATGTCCCCATATTTTAAACGGCAAACCAATTTCCTTTTTATATCTTTCTTTAAACTCTTCTATCCATTCTTCATCATCAGGAAATATCTCATCCCAAAAATGTACAAATTTTAGATTTTTTATTTTTTCCTTTGCTTCGTTTAGCTCTTTCATAACACTATCTACACTTCTAAATCTAATAAATCGACCTTTATTTAAATAAAGTCTTTTTATGTTAATAGAACTACAATAAGAACAAGCAAATGGACATCCTCTAGATGCCGTTAGCTCATATCCCATTGACCTTAACTGAGGATCTCCTTCTTTAAGTTCATTATTAAATATATAATATTTATGGTATCCCCCTATCTCAGGATACCCTAGACTGTCTAAATCTTGTATAAGAGGTCTTACTTCATTAATTATTATCTCTCCACTTTCATTTATAAAAGCAAGATTCCTTATATCTGATAGATCATTATTTTCTTCAAGTTTATTTAGTAATTCTACTAATGCCTCTTCTCCTTCGCCTCTTATTACAAAGTCACAATGTTTAAGAGCCCTTTCAGGAAATAAAGTTGGATAAACGCCTCCCCAAATAATAGGTATATTAAATTTTTCTTTTATTCTGTTATTAACAAGGTATACCGACTCTAGATAAAGAGAAGACATAACACTAAGTCCTATATAAGAAGGTTCTATCTTTTTTATAAGCTCTTCTAATAAATCTAGCTCTTTACTACTTGCTTTACTTGGCTTTATACTGTTAAATTCTTTAAAAAAAAGTATATGTGGTATATATCCATGTTTTTTTAGATAATTAGCAAGATATCTTACTCCTAAGGCCTTCTCATTATAAAAGCCGATAAGTAAAACAGTCTTTCCCATATTTATCCTCCTAAAGACTCTTTAAATAATCTTTAATTTGTCTTATTTTCTTAATATAACAATAAAACAGTATTTATATACAAAATTAGTTAACTAAAAACACAGGATAAATACAGGAAACAAAAAAAGGATGGTTACCCCATCCTTTATTGATGTCCTTTTTCAGGTACTATACAAATAAAAGCAAATTCTTCTTCACCAATATTTTTAAATTGATGAATTTTACCAGCTGGTACATATGCAAATGAACCTGGCTCTAGTTCGTAATCTTTACCATCTAGGTGCAACATTCCTTTACCCCTTATTATGTAATTAATATGTGGCCAATCATGTGTATGTCTTGGAGTATATCCTCCTTTTCCAAGCTCAAACACACGCATTACATGTCCTTCCCAACCCTCTTTTGGTGAAATCAGTACTTTCATTGTTGCATCTTTTACCTGAGGATTTTCTATTTTTATACCCTCAACATTCTTTACATGGGAAACTATCATATTAACCCCTCCTATATAGCAGTCTAATTATATTATATTACATTTTTGAGAAAACCACCAATAATTACAAACTAATAAAATTATTTTGATACTCGAAATAATTAGTGATATAATATATTTTAGTAATTTAATTGGAGGAATACTATGGACTATAACAAAAAACGAGAACTTATTCTGAATGGTAGTATGCCCAAAGTAATATTAACTTTATCTTTACCAATCATGTTTAACAATTTTGTGCAAACTATATACAATCTAACTGACACATTTTGGGTGAGTAAGCTAGGTTCTATAGAAGTTGCAGCAATGACTCTTGTTTGGCCAATAATCTTTCTTTTGATGTCTCTAGGTATAGGTGTATCTATCGCAGGTACAGCCCTTATTTCTCAATACGTAGGTTCTGATAATCTTGATGATGCTACTGATGTAGCAGGTCAAATAATATCATTCTCATTTGTCTTTTCTTTAGTTTTAGGCATCATAGGTTCACTTTTATCTCCTAGTATTGTAAAAGCTATGGGAGGAAAAGGACAGTTACTCATAAACGCAACAAATTTTCTTAGAGTAATTTTTCTTGGTATGCCAACTATGTTTATATTCTTCGCTTTTAATTCCATCAAACAAGGGCAAGGTGATACCATTACACCTATGAAATATTCTACTGCATCTGTAGTTTTAAATATGATTTTAGACCCAATTTTTATTTTTGTATTCAATATGGGTATTAAAGGTGCCGCAATAGCAACAGTTATATCAAGAGGTATTTTTGCATTCTATGCTGTATATGCATTATTTACAAAAACCGATGGTATTCATCTAAATATAAAACATTTACACATTAATAAAACAGTACTTACAAAACTGATTAAAATCGGTCTGCCATCTTCGATAGGCCAATCAACTACAGCCTTTGGTTTTGCTATTTTAAATGTCTTTATTATATCTTTTGGAAACTCAACTATGGCTGCTTTTGGTATAGGCAATAGAATCAATTCCCTTATCCTAATGCCTGCTATGGGTATAGGAAGTGCTTTAGCTACTATTATCGGCCAAAATCTAGGAGCAAATAATATTAATAGAGCTAAAAAAGCTGTAAAAACTAGTACAATATTGACAACAATATTTTTAGTTTTTGGTGGCTCAATATTATTCACATTCGCTGAAAAAATAATTAATTTGTTTACTAATGACCCTGAAGTTTTAAGCCAAGGTACCTATTACTTAAAATTAATTTCTGCCTCCCTTCCTTTTATGGGGTTCTTCCAAATTTTTATAGGTACTTTCCAAGGCTCAGGACATACTATCTCCGCTATGATATTAATGATGGGCAGACTTTGGGGACTTAGGATTCCTCTTATAGTTTTATTTAAAAAGTTTACAGATTTAGGTACTAACTCAGTATGGTTTGCTATGGTTTTAAGTAATGCAATTATTTGTTTAGTAGGTCTCGGAATTTATATGACTGGAAAATGGCAAAAAAAAGTCATCAAAGAAAGGCCCTTTTAAGGACCTTTCTTTCTTTATTTATTTATTTTTTTCTTCCATCTATACTTATCTCTATCTTTTTCACTTCTATACTTTTTCCTGATCTTCTTACCGCTTCATCAACAGCCATAACCATTCCTCTACAACATGGTACTTCCATATATGCAACTGTTATACCTTTTATATCATTATATCTTATTATATTAGTCAACTTTTCTATATAATACCCAATATCATCAAGTTTCGGACATCCAATAGCCACAGATTTACCTTTAAGTAAATCTAAATGATAATTTGGATATGCAAATGGTACACAGTCAGCTGTAACTAAAAGTTCCTTACCATCCCAATATGAAGCTCTTTCAGGAACAAGCATTAACTGTACAGGCCACTGATTTAATTGAGGTCTTATCCTAATCTCAATATCTTGAGAAGTTACAGCCACCTTATCATCAACTTCTTCTTTTCTATTAATTGTCATCGCTCTACTTCCTGGACATCCACCACCATGATGATGAATATGAGGTCTTTCTGCTTTTTTAATATTTGAAAGATGTTTTTCTACTGCTTTCTCGTCAAAATCATCTGCTTCTCTTTCAATTATTTTTATAGCTCCCTGTGGGCAGTGTCCTATACAATTCCCTAAGCCATCACATAAATTATCAGCTACTAACTTAGCTTTTCCATTAATAATTTTAATTGCTCCTTCTGCACATCCTGGTACACACAATCCACAACCATTGCATTTTTCTTCATCTATTTGAACAATTTTTCTAACTGCCATATTTAAAACCCCTTTCTCTTATTTTCTATCTTAATTATAGAAAACTAGAAACTATTTGTATGTGATATAAATCAAAAGAAAAAAACTCCACTAAAAAAGTGGAGTTTATGATAAATATTCTAGTTCTTCTAAATTCTTAATTATAATTTTCTTACTACCTACAATTTCTATAATCCCTTCTTCTTGAAGGTTACTTAATTTCCTGCTTATCGTTTCTCTAGTAACTCCTATGTAATTAGCCAAGTCTTCTCTGTTAAGAGGAATATCTAATTCTATACCTTTATCTGTAGGTTTTCCAAAATCCTTTATTAGGCTAAGTAATAATCCAGCAAGTCTAGATTCAGCATCTTTTGTTCCTAACCTTTGAACTGAATTTTCCAATGAGACAATCCTATCATATAAAACTTCCATAATTTTCAATGCTATTTCTGGGTTCTTTTTTAGTATTCTATCAAAGTCCTCTTTAGTTAAAATACATAATTTTGTATCTTCTAAAGTTTCCGCATTAAATTTAAATCTTTCCTTTTTAAGCAAACTTAAATCACCTACAAAATCACCTTCAGACATTATATACAATATCTGTTCTTTCCCTTCTTTTGTGTATCTAAATATTTTAATTTTACCTTTTGTAATTAAATAAAGCTTATCAGATACATCCCCTTCTAAGAAAATCATTGTACCTTTTTTATAT
This genomic interval from Caloranaerobacter ferrireducens contains the following:
- a CDS encoding 4Fe-4S binding protein; its protein translation is MAVRKIVQIDEEKCNGCGLCVPGCAEGAIKIINGKAKLVADNLCDGLGNCIGHCPQGAIKIIEREADDFDEKAVEKHLSNIKKAERPHIHHHGGGCPGSRAMTINRKEEVDDKVAVTSQDIEIRIRPQLNQWPVQLMLVPERASYWDGKELLVTADCVPFAYPNYHLDLLKGKSVAIGCPKLDDIGYYIEKLTNIIRYNDIKGITVAYMEVPCCRGMVMAVDEAVRRSGKSIEVKKIEISIDGRKK
- a CDS encoding Crp/Fnr family transcriptional regulator yields the protein MDITKDVCRRCKGRYCTTKVSIFSVLQQNQLKEITDVIIRKEYKKGTMIFLEGDVSDKLYLITKGKIKIFRYTKEGKEQILYIMSEGDFVGDLSLLKKERFKFNAETLEDTKLCILTKEDFDRILKKNPEIALKIMEVLYDRIVSLENSVQRLGTKDAESRLAGLLLSLIKDFGKPTDKGIELDIPLNREDLANYIGVTRETISRKLSNLQEEGIIEIVGSKKIIIKNLEELEYLS